A genome region from Scleropages formosus chromosome 6, fSclFor1.1, whole genome shotgun sequence includes the following:
- the tmem267 gene encoding transmembrane protein 267 yields the protein MAGPLNLLAETEKAQALLQTFSTASLVAGAGLGLFCLVADHVLQLPLLLHHPWLWAALDNGAHAIVGFWSWAIVIGLRKRSDFYEVVLAGFLASVIDLDHLYLAGSLWPKDVRALSQRPPLHCSTLIPALCFALRLLMWALRLKDSWCSLPWLLFLSLASHHVRDGARHGLWVCPLGNTAPISYWLHVVMTATLPHLCSVLMYLTGTRDMISTKHGVAIDV from the exons ATGGCAGGCCCTCTGAACCTGCTGGCGGAGACGGAGAAGGCCCAGGCGCTGCTGCAGACCTTCAGCACCGCCTCCCTGGTTGCCGGTGCCGGTCTGGGCCTCTTCTGCCTGGTGGCCGATCACGTGCTGCAGCTGCccctcctcctgcaccacccctGGCTGTGGGCAGCGCTGGACAATGGAGCACATGCCATCGTGGGCTTCTGGTCATGGGCCATTGTCATTGGCCTGAGAAAGAGGAGTGACTTCTATGAAGTTGTCCTGGCCGGATTCCTCGCGTCAGTTATTGACCTGGACCATCTCTACCTGGCCGGATCTCTGTGGCCCAAG GATGTCCGGGCACTGTCCCAGCGGCCGCCTCTCCACTGTTCCACGCTGATCCCGGCCCTGTGCTTCGCGCTTCGACTCCTCATGTGGGCCCTGCGGCTGAAGGACTCGTGGTGCTCGCTGCCCTGGCTGTTGTTCCTTTCGCTGGCATCTCACCACGTGCGCGACGGGGCTCGGCACGGcctgtgggtgtgtcccctgggcAACACCGCGCCCATCTCCTATTGGCTGCACGTCGTCATGACGGCCACGCTGCCCCACCTCTGCTCTGTGCTCATGTACCTGACCGGTACCAGGGACATGATTTCCACTAAGCACGGAGTCGCCATAGACGTGTGA